A genomic region of Phenylobacterium parvum contains the following coding sequences:
- a CDS encoding glutathione S-transferase N-terminal domain-containing protein: MKLLLSPASPYARKVWLAAAELGLADRIETLNASASPVADNPELSALNPLGKIPVLVTDDGQALYDSRVIADYLDSLTPRRLCPADGPARWTVQTLHAAADGLLDAALLARYEEALRPEPLRWADWRQGQGEKIRRVLDLLEAADLKAGDDARICDIAAACALGYLDFRFAAEPWRDSRPRLAAFFEAFTRRPAWALSDPARAA; this comes from the coding sequence ATGAAGCTGCTCCTGTCCCCCGCCTCGCCCTATGCCCGCAAGGTCTGGCTGGCCGCCGCCGAACTGGGCCTTGCCGACCGGATCGAGACGCTGAACGCCTCGGCCTCGCCGGTGGCTGACAACCCTGAGCTCTCGGCCCTGAATCCCCTGGGCAAGATCCCGGTCCTGGTGACCGACGATGGCCAGGCCCTCTACGACAGCCGGGTGATCGCCGACTATCTCGACAGCCTGACCCCGCGACGGCTCTGCCCGGCCGACGGCCCGGCGCGGTGGACCGTCCAGACCCTGCACGCCGCCGCCGACGGCCTCCTGGATGCGGCCCTCCTCGCCCGCTACGAGGAGGCGCTCCGACCCGAGCCCCTCCGCTGGGCCGACTGGCGCCAGGGGCAGGGCGAGAAGATCCGCCGGGTCCTTGACCTCCTCGAGGCCGCCGACCTCAAGGCCGGGGACGACGCCCGGATCTGCGACATCGCGGCGGCCTGCGCCCTCGGCTACCTGGACTTTCGTTTCGCCGCCGAGCCCTGGCGGGACAGCCGGCCGCGCCTGGCCGCCTTCTTCGAGGCCTTCACCCGGCGCCCGGCCTGGGCGCTGAGCGATCCGGCGCGCGCCGCGTGA